A genomic region of Zea mays cultivar B73 chromosome 6, Zm-B73-REFERENCE-NAM-5.0, whole genome shotgun sequence contains the following coding sequences:
- the LOC103630503 gene encoding receptor like protein 29-like — translation MADLLGDPAWPQLHPRPCTDTPWPSLQCELAPDDVRVLRATRLHLGPDVATPPCRPGARLDPASLRGLPHLRTLSIFVCFGAAQAPVELSPALFTSSSSLEQIMLKSNPSLTSPIPATLVIIVFEEKIAY, via the coding sequence ATGGCGGACCTCCTCGGCGATCCGGCGTGGCCGCAGCTCCACCCGCGGCCCTGCACCGACACGCCATGGCCAAGCCTACAGTGCGAGCTTGCGCCCGACGACGTGCGCGTGCTCCGCGCCACCCGCCTCCACCTGGGCCCCGACGTCGCCACCCCGCCCTGCAGGCCCGGGGCCAGGCTCGACCCTGCCTCGCTGCGCGGCCTACCGCACCTCCGGACGCTCTCCATCTTCGTCTGTTTCGGTGCCGCCCAGGCCCCCGTCGAGCTGTCGCCCGCGCTATTCACGTCGTCGTCCTCGCTCGAGCAGATCATGCTCAAGTCCAACCCCAGCCTCACCTCCCCCATACCGGCGACGTTGGTTATCATTGTTTTTGAGGAAAAAATAGCGTATTAG